The region CGACCTGATCGTCTCCGCGCTGTCGGCGGGGCATCCCCGCGAGCTGCTGGAGCAGGCGGCGCACGCGCTGCTGGAGTACATCGACAACTCCACCGACGGCTTCCGCATCCTGGTGCGCGACTCGCCGGTGGCCAGCACCAGCGGCACCTTCTCCAGCCTGCTCAACGACATCGCCAGCCAGGTCGAGCACATCTTCGGGCTGCAGTTCAGCGCCAAGGGCTACGACAAGAAGCTGGCGCCGCTCTACAGCCAGGCCCTGGTCGGCATGGTCGCGCTGACCGGGCAGTGGTGGCTGGAGGTGCGCAAGCCGAAGAAGGAGGAGGTCGCCGCGCACCTGGTGAACCTCGCCTGGAACGGCCTCTCGCACCTGGAGCACAAGCCGACCCTGCGCAGGCCGAAGTAGCCGGTCGGCCGTCGTTCCCGCCGGCGGTACCGACGACGCGTCCGCCGCCGCGACCGCGCAGCCGTGGCGACACGGGTTCGTCGTCGTGGCCGAGCCGCCGTC is a window of Saccharopolyspora erythraea NRRL 2338 DNA encoding:
- a CDS encoding TetR/AcrR family transcriptional regulator, which encodes MTGKERRQQLLDVARELFAEKGFDGASIEEIAHRAGVSKPVVYEHFGGKEGIYAVVVDREMRHLLDLIVSALSAGHPRELLEQAAHALLEYIDNSTDGFRILVRDSPVASTSGTFSSLLNDIASQVEHIFGLQFSAKGYDKKLAPLYSQALVGMVALTGQWWLEVRKPKKEEVAAHLVNLAWNGLSHLEHKPTLRRPK